A single region of the Anaerostipes rhamnosivorans genome encodes:
- a CDS encoding C-terminal binding protein — MKVIITDCDHENIDIETKVLNEAGIEFELKCARTEEEVIEQCGGADIFIVQYARISEKVMEALPELKYVVRYGVGVDTVDVEAAERHGVQVGNVPDYGMNEVADHALAMMLMLLRKVYMMDRFTKSFGWDYTKAIPVHRFCEQTVGVAGMGRIGRNFAKKASAIGFRVIGYDPQMKQGDRIGEAEIVSFEDLVSQSDAISLHCPADGNRDLFDWKVFEQMKDSAVLINAARGGIINEQDLDKALREGIIGGAALDCMNSEPMAPDSPIFENENLIVTPHMAWYSEEAAMELKRKVAKESVRFAQGLPIHYPVNRLEGGRYYE, encoded by the coding sequence ATGAAGGTGATTATCACAGACTGTGATCATGAAAACATTGATATCGAAACGAAGGTCCTTAACGAAGCGGGAATTGAATTTGAGCTTAAGTGTGCTAGGACGGAAGAGGAAGTCATAGAGCAGTGCGGCGGGGCGGACATTTTTATAGTCCAGTATGCGAGAATTTCAGAAAAGGTCATGGAAGCCCTGCCAGAGCTAAAATACGTGGTGCGGTACGGTGTCGGTGTGGACACTGTGGATGTGGAAGCTGCAGAAAGACACGGAGTGCAGGTGGGGAATGTTCCCGATTACGGCATGAATGAGGTAGCGGACCACGCATTGGCTATGATGCTTATGTTGCTTAGGAAAGTGTACATGATGGACCGCTTTACGAAATCCTTTGGCTGGGATTATACAAAGGCTATCCCGGTCCACCGCTTTTGTGAACAGACCGTAGGGGTTGCGGGTATGGGGCGGATTGGCCGGAATTTCGCAAAAAAAGCGTCGGCCATTGGGTTCCGTGTGATCGGATATGACCCACAGATGAAACAGGGGGACCGGATCGGGGAAGCGGAGATCGTAAGCTTTGAGGACTTGGTGAGCCAGTCCGATGCCATTTCCCTGCACTGTCCGGCAGACGGAAACAGGGATCTGTTTGACTGGAAAGTATTTGAGCAGATGAAGGATTCAGCGGTGCTCATAAATGCAGCCAGGGGAGGCATTATCAACGAACAGGATCTGGACAAGGCACTGAGGGAAGGGATTATTGGGGGAGCGGCCCTTGACTGTATGAACTCAGAGCCTATGGCTCCGGACTCACCGATCTTTGAAAACGAGAATCTGATCGTGACACCGCATATGGCCTGGTACTCTGAGGAGGCCGCCATGGAGCTGAAACGTAAGGTCGCAAAAGAGTCTGTCCGGTTCGCGCAAGGATTACCGATTCATTATCCGGTGAACCGGCTTGAAGGGGGCAGATATTATGAATGA
- a CDS encoding bifunctional 4-hydroxy-2-oxoglutarate aldolase/2-dehydro-3-deoxy-phosphogluconate aldolase, translating to MNDLLCKIEDIGIVPVLCLKDADKAEPLAKALCEGGIPCAEVTFRTGACVESIKRMTEAYPQMLVGAGTVTKKEQAEQAVRAGAKFIVSPGFNPEIVGYCTDHKITVIPGCSSPTDVEQAMEYGLRLVKFFPAEAAGGVKMLKALSGPYAGMKFMPTGGITEENMKDYLKLTQVAACGGSFMAPEKLVDKGDFISIRAMAEKAVRRMLGFELAHVGINTESRDEAAKAAGMFESIFGFQKSENDNSIFAGSYIEAMKQPFLGNKGHIAVRTNDVGRAVGYFKRRGFAFRDESASYKTDGSLGAIYFRQEIGGFAVHLVQK from the coding sequence ATGAATGACTTGCTGTGTAAGATTGAGGACATCGGGATTGTTCCGGTCCTTTGCCTGAAGGATGCAGACAAGGCAGAGCCGCTGGCAAAGGCACTGTGTGAAGGAGGGATTCCGTGTGCGGAGGTTACATTCCGCACCGGGGCCTGTGTGGAATCCATCAAACGGATGACGGAAGCCTACCCGCAGATGCTCGTAGGAGCGGGAACGGTGACAAAAAAGGAGCAGGCAGAGCAGGCGGTGAGGGCGGGGGCTAAGTTTATCGTAAGCCCTGGCTTTAATCCGGAGATAGTAGGATACTGTACAGATCATAAGATCACGGTCATTCCCGGCTGTTCAAGTCCCACAGATGTGGAGCAGGCTATGGAGTATGGACTAAGGCTGGTGAAATTCTTCCCTGCAGAGGCAGCCGGAGGGGTAAAGATGCTGAAAGCCCTTTCAGGTCCTTATGCAGGCATGAAGTTTATGCCCACCGGGGGGATCACCGAAGAGAATATGAAGGATTATCTGAAGCTTACTCAGGTAGCCGCCTGCGGGGGATCCTTTATGGCGCCGGAGAAGCTGGTGGATAAGGGGGATTTCATATCTATCAGGGCTATGGCTGAAAAAGCTGTCAGAAGGATGCTGGGCTTTGAGCTTGCCCATGTGGGGATCAACACCGAAAGCAGAGACGAGGCCGCCAAGGCTGCCGGAATGTTTGAGAGTATCTTTGGGTTCCAGAAAAGTGAAAATGATAATTCCATTTTTGCGGGCAGTTATATTGAAGCTATGAAACAGCCTTTTTTAGGAAACAAAGGGCACATTGCAGTGAGGACCAACGATGTAGGACGGGCTGTCGGGTATTTTAAGAGACGGGGATTTGCGTTCCGGGACGAAAGTGCCAGCTATAAGACAGACGGATCGCTGGGTGCCATATATTTCAGGCAGGAGATCGGGGGATTCGCAGTCCATCTGGTGCAAAAATAG
- a CDS encoding sugar kinase, whose amino-acid sequence MGKIMTFGEIMLRLSPPGNQRFIQASSFDVTYGGTEANIAVGLSNYGHEVRYVTKLPANAIGDCAAATLRKSGVDCSGIQFGGQRLGTYFLENGVSVRPSSVVYDRAGSAMAEADPSDFDWDRIMGDTEWFHTSGITPVISKNAAQITLEALKAAKKRGIRTSFDLNYRAKLWTKDKTEKQSIMRELMKYVDICFGNARDAALVLGYEEDGLDFINGDYQVCVDEERMQNVRKTYGFTYLVSSLRESISASDNRYGAEVAGDSGLYRGRRYMVHIVDRVGSGDAFAAGFIHGIMEGWAPEKALEFATASAAVKHTIPGDMNYVSTEEIEALAESGGAGRVVR is encoded by the coding sequence ATGGGAAAAATAATGACATTTGGGGAGATCATGCTGAGACTGTCCCCTCCGGGAAACCAGAGATTTATCCAGGCCTCTTCCTTTGACGTTACCTATGGGGGAACAGAGGCAAACATTGCGGTGGGCCTTTCAAACTACGGGCATGAGGTCCGTTATGTGACAAAACTGCCCGCAAATGCCATCGGTGACTGTGCGGCAGCCACGCTGAGAAAGTCCGGTGTGGACTGTTCCGGCATCCAATTCGGCGGACAAAGGCTGGGCACGTATTTTTTGGAAAACGGGGTTTCCGTAAGGCCTTCCAGCGTTGTGTATGACAGGGCAGGCTCTGCTATGGCGGAGGCAGATCCTTCAGACTTTGACTGGGACCGGATTATGGGAGACACAGAGTGGTTCCATACGTCTGGGATCACTCCGGTGATTAGTAAAAATGCGGCCCAGATTACTTTGGAGGCGCTGAAGGCTGCAAAAAAAAGAGGGATCAGAACATCCTTTGACTTAAACTACCGGGCTAAGCTTTGGACAAAGGATAAGACAGAAAAGCAAAGCATTATGCGGGAGCTGATGAAATATGTGGATATCTGTTTTGGAAATGCCAGGGACGCCGCGCTGGTGCTTGGCTATGAGGAAGACGGACTGGACTTTATCAACGGAGATTATCAGGTCTGCGTGGATGAGGAACGTATGCAGAATGTGAGAAAGACTTATGGATTTACTTATCTGGTCAGCTCGCTGAGGGAAAGCATCTCCGCCTCTGACAACCGGTATGGCGCAGAGGTGGCTGGTGATTCTGGTCTTTACCGGGGAAGGCGGTATATGGTGCATATTGTGGACCGGGTAGGATCAGGAGATGCGTTTGCCGCAGGCTTTATCCACGGGATCATGGAAGGCTGGGCACCGGAAAAGGCGCTGGAGTTTGCCACTGCATCTGCGGCGGTGAAGCACACCATTCCGGGGGATATGAACTATGTGAGTACTGAGGAGATAGAAGCCCTGGCAGAAAGCGGCGGGGCCGGCAGAGTTGTGAGATGA
- a CDS encoding ABC transporter ATP-binding protein: MDTFKKFIKYYGPYKAVFFFDLFCAAFISIVDLAYPQILRTLTNTLFLEESSIILKNIFIIGAILLIFYILQALCKYYVSCQGHIMGARMERDMRRELFEHYENLSFSYYDKNNTGQMMSRLVSDLFDISEFAHHGPENLFISVVKIIGSFIFLFMIQWKLALILCAVVIFMIFFSALQNKRMQATFLDNRKKIGNINATLQDSLAGIRIVQSFANEDIEREKFHQGNEGFLRSKQDNYRAMGTFQGGNTFFQGLMYLVTLVAGGCFIAAGEMTAADLAMYALYIGIFISPIQILVELTEMMQKGLSGFRRFQDIIETEPEIVDLTDAAPINNPAGNISYEDVSFSYEDNEVVLNHISFEIEAGKSVALVGPSGGGKTTICSLLPRFYDVSQGTISIGGQDIRNITLKSLRNSIGIVQQDVYLFGGSVRENIAYGNPEAGMEEIIEAAKKANIHDFIMDLPDGYDTFVGERGTRLSGGQKQRISIARVFLKNPPILILDEATSALDNESERHIQKSLEELSKNRTTVTIAHRLSTIKHADEILVIDSHTIQERGSHRELLKQDGIYAKYYKMQFEGLETFDI, translated from the coding sequence ATGGATACGTTTAAAAAATTTATCAAATATTACGGCCCCTACAAGGCTGTTTTCTTTTTTGATCTGTTCTGTGCCGCCTTTATCAGTATTGTGGATCTGGCATATCCGCAGATACTGCGCACGCTGACAAACACTTTGTTTTTAGAGGAAAGTTCCATTATCCTGAAGAATATTTTTATCATCGGAGCCATCCTCCTGATCTTCTACATCCTGCAGGCCCTGTGCAAGTATTATGTCAGCTGCCAGGGACATATCATGGGCGCCCGGATGGAACGGGACATGAGAAGAGAGCTGTTTGAACACTATGAAAATCTCTCTTTTTCCTACTATGACAAAAATAACACCGGACAGATGATGAGCCGGCTTGTCTCCGATCTGTTTGACATCTCGGAGTTTGCCCATCACGGCCCGGAAAATCTATTTATTTCTGTTGTAAAGATCATCGGCTCCTTTATCTTCCTGTTTATGATCCAGTGGAAGCTGGCGCTGATCTTATGCGCTGTGGTCATTTTCATGATTTTCTTTTCGGCACTCCAGAACAAACGGATGCAGGCCACCTTTCTGGATAACCGGAAAAAGATAGGGAACATCAACGCCACACTGCAGGATTCTCTTGCAGGGATCCGGATTGTCCAGTCTTTTGCCAACGAGGACATCGAACGGGAAAAGTTTCACCAGGGTAATGAAGGTTTTCTGCGGTCCAAGCAGGACAACTACAGGGCCATGGGAACCTTTCAGGGAGGCAATACTTTCTTCCAAGGCCTGATGTATCTGGTGACTCTTGTGGCCGGCGGCTGCTTCATCGCTGCCGGAGAAATGACTGCTGCGGATCTGGCTATGTACGCTTTGTATATCGGTATTTTTATCAGTCCCATCCAGATTCTTGTGGAACTGACTGAGATGATGCAGAAAGGGCTGTCCGGTTTCCGGAGATTCCAGGATATCATTGAGACAGAACCGGAGATCGTGGACCTTACAGATGCGGCACCGATCAATAATCCGGCCGGAAACATCTCCTATGAGGATGTCAGCTTCAGCTATGAGGATAATGAAGTGGTGCTAAACCATATCTCCTTTGAAATTGAGGCCGGAAAATCCGTAGCCTTAGTGGGCCCGTCCGGCGGAGGGAAAACAACAATCTGCTCTCTGCTGCCTCGGTTTTATGATGTGAGCCAGGGCACCATTTCCATCGGGGGACAGGACATTCGGAACATAACTCTTAAGAGCCTCAGAAATTCCATAGGTATCGTCCAGCAGGACGTCTATCTGTTCGGAGGAAGTGTACGGGAAAACATTGCTTATGGCAATCCTGAGGCTGGCATGGAGGAAATCATAGAAGCCGCTAAGAAAGCCAATATCCATGACTTTATCATGGATCTGCCTGACGGATATGATACGTTTGTAGGGGAGCGGGGAACCCGTCTGTCCGGAGGCCAGAAACAGCGCATATCCATCGCCCGGGTCTTCTTAAAGAACCCGCCGATCTTGATCCTGGATGAAGCCACCAGTGCCCTGGACAATGAAAGTGAGCGCCATATTCAAAAAAGCCTGGAGGAACTGTCCAAAAACAGAACTACCGTGACCATCGCCCATCGGCTGTCTACGATCAAGCATGCCGATGAGATCCTTGTCATTGACAGCCATACCATCCAGGAACGTGGCTCCCACAGAGAGCTTCTAAAACAGGATGGTATTTACGCAAAATATTATAAGATGCAGTTTGAGGGCCTTGAGACCTTTGATATTTGA